DNA from Triticum aestivum cultivar Chinese Spring chromosome 7D, IWGSC CS RefSeq v2.1, whole genome shotgun sequence:
tgaCCAAGACGTAGAGCAACACAAAGCGAAACTTAAGAGATCAAGAAGTGACGTGCCACTTGGCCACCGGTTTTGCATATCTGTATACACGTCGCAATACTTATTGGCCTCATGTTGAATGATGTATCATAGAAGGCCTAGCGACTTTGGATTGTGGCCATGGATCACTCTTTGTTATAGGGGGCGTAGGGATTTTTCTCATGATAGAAATCATGCACACTTTGTCAAAAAGTCGGGCCCTTTTGCTCTGTGCCTTGAAACAAAATAACACTCGTGCCCAACCGTACCTCGCTCAACAATTCATCCTCTTCTGTTCGAGTACGGCGAACCTCTCTTCCTCTTTGTGTTCGCATAGGACACGTCTGGCTTCGATTGCCGGGTGTCCATTGGCATCTCTTGCTCTGACTGCGGCGAGTAGTCGTCCTCGTGGTCGGCGCCGTTGTGGATGTTCATCATAGCCTCGTTGGTGCCTGCCATCGAGCTTGGGAGAGGAATTCCTCCGAACAGTGGCCAAACACTATCGGACAAGGGCTCCTCGGACGAAAATCACGACCGGACAAGTGTCGGTGACTCCGTGAACACGAGTCAGTGTTGAGGACGACGACACATGGTGGATGGTGGCCGGAGGTAGCCGAGTGCTGCTGCAGCTGCTACATGTCGAACTGACCATTTAGATGGCAATCGTAGTAGTACGTACATTAGCTCGTACTGGCACCATGGCGGTCCACTTTGCAGGAGGAGCTCCAACTACTTTCAGCGCCTTCTTCTTTGCCCTCACCTTCACACGCTGCAATTGCCCTTCTGCGGATGCAGCCTTCCTCACGGTCTTTGTTGGGCCTGGAGAGAACTCAAAGCTCTCCATGGCCTCATGTTGATCTATCATGGCAGCAACTGAACGGCAGAACATGCCAGAAGAGGCGGAGACAGCGGCAGTCAGGCAAGAGCATGGGGGACGGGCATGGGAAAGAGTACCAGATTGTGCAATTGTGCGGGCTTCGGGTAGGGATTTGGGTGGGTCTGGGTGTCGGAGTCCGATGTAGCAGATGTGAGGACTCCCCCAGAGCTCATCAATCCTGGTCTTGGATTTTGAACATCTAGACCAGGCTGATCCAATTTGGTGATCAAAGTTGGATGCCTAAAAGTGTCCAGACAGTTCGGTTCGGACATTTGCTAGGATTTTGGCGATCCACGTTGGAAATGCCCTAACAAGATATGGCTAGTCACGCAACCCCTTGTTGAGGTGCTAACATGTTACCCTACCAATCAATGAACCTCAAGTACAAGAGGGGGAGATTTGATCAAGAAACAAGCAACACAAATGTGCGGAAGGGTTTCGTTAGATAACCATTTATCAAGATAATTTTACAACTCATACCTTGATTGTGTACTGAAACTAAAAACAATATATGTAACACCCAGTAATACATGAAAGTGGCATGTAGAATATTAGTTTGTTTGGTTAAACTCGGGATAATTGGTGCTACTAAACAATAGCGTTACCAAATTTTCTCAAGTTTAGCCCAAAAATATTCTCAAGTTGCATTAATTATGGCATATAAATTGTGTAATAAATAAAATATTATCTTAGATTTTAATGGATAAATTATCTAATAATATCTACAGTAGTTAACATCATATGTTGAAGATTGTATGAAAGGGTATATGGTACATCACACCATGAGTTTTAGAAATTAAAAATGTTTAATAAATAGGGCAATTTTAGAATATCTAATTCACCTTGCATTAATTATGGCATATAAATCATGTAATAAATAAAATATTATCTTAGATTTTTAATGGAATAAATTATCTAATAATATCTACAGTAGTTAACATCATATGTTGTAGATTGTATGAAAGGGTATATGGTACATCACACCATGAGTTTTAGAAATTAAAAATGTTTAATAAATAGGGCAATTTTAGAATATCTAATTCACCTTGCATTAATTATGGCATATAAATCATGTAATAAATAAAATATTATCTTAGATTTTTAATGGAATAAATTATCTAATAATATCTACAGTAGTTAACATCATATGTTGTAGATTGTATGAAAGGGTATATGGTACATCACACCATGAGTTTTAGAAATTAAAAATGTTTAATAAATAGGGCAATTTTAGAATATCTAATTCACCTTGCATTAATTATGGCATATAAATCATGTAATAAATAAAATATTATCTTAGATTTTAATGGAATAAATTATCTAATAATATCTACAGTAGTTAACATCATATGTTGTAGATTGTATGAAAGGGTATATGGTACATCACACCATGAGTTTTAGAAATTAAAAATGTTTAATAAATAGGGCAATTTTAGAATATCTAATTCACCTTGCATTAATTATGGCATATAAATCATGTAATAAATAAAATATTATCTTAGATTTTAATGGAATAAATTATCTAATAATATCTACAGTAGTTAACATCATATGTTGTAGATTGTATAAAAGGGTATATGGTACATCACACCATGAGTTTTAGAAATTAAAAATGTTTAATAAATAGGGCAATTTTAGAATATCTAATTCACCTTGCATTAATTATGGCATATAAATCATGTAATAAATAAAATATTATCTTAGATTTTTAATGGAATAAATTATCTAATAATATCTACAGTAGTTAACATCATATGTTGTAGATTGTATGAAAGGGTATATGGTACATCACACCATGAGTTTTAGAAATTAAAAATGTTTAATAAATAGGGCAATTTTAGAATATCTAATTCACCTTGCATTAATTATGGCATATAAATCATGTAATAAATAAAATATTATCTTAGATTTTTAATGGAATAAATTATCTAATAATATCTACAGTAGTTAACATCATATGTTGTAGATTGTATGAAAGGGTATATGGTACATCACACCATGAGTTTTAGAAATTAAAAATGTTTAATAAATAGGGCAATTTTAGAATATCTAATTCACCTTGCATTAATTATGGCATATAAATCATGTAATAAATAAAATATTATCTTAGATTTTAATGGAATAAATTATCTAATAATATCTACAGTAGTTAACATCATATGTTGTAGATTGTATGAAAGGGTATATGGTACATCACACCATGAGTTTTAGAAATTAAAAATGTTTAATAAATAGGGCAATTTTAGAATATCTAATTCACCTTGAACCACTAAAATGATAGGGTATGACCACCCAAATATAACAATGATAATGGTCCTTTGATTGTTGTTTAATAAAATCTTATTTTATCAAATAATAATCCACGTAAGATATTGAAACAGAGAATAGCTAGAGATAAGTGGCAGTAGGGAATAAATTTATGTTTAATATAAAGGGAGAACATGTTGGTGACCTCAAGTTTGACGAGGAATGCCTGAAAAATATTATACCAAGATGACAAAGGTGACTCTGGGTGAAGAGAATCTTGATATAGCAGCAATGGATTTTCCAGAATTTGGGAACTGCAACATGTTCTGAGTGGAATGATAAATAGAGGTGAGTGATCAGCGGTTAAAAACCCATCCATGGGTGCTCTTTCGGGATGCAATGCCTATATTGGATAATGGGAAGCCCCTTCTTGGGTCATTTCTTCCACGCGCTTTCATGATCTGTGTGAGGACGAAATCTACTCTCACACACCACTTTATGATGAGGATGAGGTGCTAATACCGCCAGCTCGACATGGAGTCCTATTTATTAGGTATAGGTGACTAATGAAGAAGAGGCGTTCCTGAATTCCCTCAGCTCGCACTGTAAAGAATTTGATAGGACGGAAAAGGAAGAGTTTATTTCCCCGAGGTGAGTGACCTTTATAGTCTAAGCTTGTTTTCGCTCTGTTTTTTGGGTCAATCCAGTTGCCATCACTAATGTTGTGGATcactcattgtctgcttcaacaatTCTGCAGGAAAAGAAGACAAAGCAAAGAAGCAAGCGAAAATGAATGAGGTGTGTTATGAGCAGCAAGGGCCTAGGGACCGGTGACAAAGCATTTGGAGTGCCGAAGCTACCTGGATGGGAGCCTCTCTGGTCGACGTACTTCGGCATGCGATTGAGTACCTTATCCCCACTTTAATCCTTCTAGGTGTGATTTGTTGGTTGTGGTACGAACGCATATGTTTACCTAACTCTTCGGGTTTGGGGGTTCAAGCTAGCAAGTGTGCGGCCGTGATGACATTGGTAGTGACTGGTTTTTGCATTTACCTTTTGTTGTAGCGAACTCTGGTTTCTGCTCAATGAAATCAGGGTGCAAACCactttccgcaaaaaaaaaaggaaaaacgaaCTTACAATGCATCAACTTTGGAAAGCAGAAAGAACGAGAACCTAGTCAGGTAAAGCTTGTTAGTTGTTAAAAATAGGTCCAtctcaaacaaacaaaaaattcTCTCAATGACACTGTAAGTGCGTTTTCCTGTCGGTGTATAAGGAAATAACAAGCTACCTGAGTATGGATCTTGGGGAGAGTGAACATTAAAATGTTTCTGATGACAATTTATATATTTACAAGTGGGTTGTCATGTTTGCACCATCTTGAACAGCAGCGTATGCACAGACAACAAACCTTGCGCCTTGCTGGTTCCAATTTATTTCTCCCTCCCTCCCTAGCCATTAGTATTTCTACATAATTACTATCTTCCAAATTAGTACGAGGCAAATAAGTAGGTGGAGTCGCATCCAGCCGCTTCAGTCCTCCATTGCATCCTGCTGGTTCGGTAATGGTGTTGCATGCTGAGAACCTTGTCTTCTTTTTGGCTGAAAAAATGTTTCGGCACGCGGATCATCTTTGAAGCGCCTTCTCATTTGCTCCAAAAAACTTGGATCATCTAGGCATTAGAGTGAATGAATCCACAAGCAGGGAATAATCAGTCAAGTAACGAACCATGCTAGTAGAATGACACTATCCGCAAAAGGCATACTATACTATATATTACCGCGTATATATGCTTTACCCGAGCCTCCTCTTTAGCTTGCAGCCTAGCTTCCTCCTCCTCGGCGTCCAACTGTAAAAAGAAGGGTGATGCATCTAAGAAACAGTTAAGCAATAAAATATCAGACAAACTCAGACACACCATAAAATAAATCATCATACATTCTCATCAGAGCCGCTATATTGTATAGTAGTGTCACCGCCATACGGCAAATATGGATCTAAGTGACCACCAGAGAATTCATCAGCATCATTAGGGTGCTTCAGGTTTACCCTTTTGTTATACGTACAACCACGGCAGTGACCTTCATTCAGTAAAGAAGACAGGAGATAAATCATTTAACTACCAAATAGCCAACCAGGAACAAACACATAACAGTAACTGAATAGCTGAAACGTAAAGAGACGTGTACAATAAGTCACTACTATACATGGCTTTGCATGAACCACTTTGCAGAGTTTTAAGTAGCCTTAGCGAGTTTTGGGGGCACTCGGCAAATAAGATAATTCCAATAGTTACTATACATGGCTGTGCATGAACCAGCTTGAGATATTAAAATTGTAAGTATAATGAATAGATGAAGGGAAACATAACAAAGGGCAATCAAACGGCAATATGAGGCACATTTACATGTAACATACAATTTCAAGTTGGCACGGCCCCAGCAAAATGTATCTAAGGTAAGAGTATAAAATACCATTATCATTCGGTTTAAGCATGTAGAAACAGCTGAGCACAAACTCcgtatcactagtgcagaaccggcctttatcaccggttcgtaagggcctttagtgccggttctgcaaccggcactatggagtggagactaaagccccccccctttagtaccggtttggcacgaaccggcgccaacgtgccaccacgtggcacgagccaggcccgggtgcgtgtaggacattagtaccggttggtaacaccaaccggtactaaatttttgggtgtgttttggttttaatttttatttttcctttagttttgtgttttcaatttaatttagtgattgttttacattataatgagttgttaaatcattaggtgaaagtaccgcagattagtttcgactggatgcatgtggatcctagctaagtgatcaaatatatgccatatccatattacctagaTCATGATCTAGGTAATATggatggatatggcatatacttgatcacttagtgatctaagtaatatggatatggcatatacttgatcacttagctaggatccatccagttgaaactaatatgcggtttctttcataaatgatataataactcatcatcatcatcatcatcatcatcatcatcatcatcatcatcatcatcatcatcatattataagcgttcataacaccacaaaagcaaatcactctttgagattaagttcaggacgaagaacacggacacgcatgagaggacaacaagtactaagagcatgataactagctaaatcactcctgctgctctctctctctctctctctcaggtaaaatagcatagaacatgtatagctctcctgattcatcatattggagcatgcagatgaacctgtctcctaatcgtgggatgcgcttctgattgctgccccttagtacttctctgcgatcgttaacaattttgctccaatctttcattattaagcattcatcgctttcagaaatcctgaatgcactcatgtgcactgtaggatatcttggccgtaagctaacaattgacatgcgacctttagtctcgatccactgaggcacaactgtcatcgggagtccctgttgaagaacatcgtatagtaattaatatacttagtaATGAAattttagcttgaaaaataatgtatgcaaaagatgcactgaggactaatagtaaaaatcttactatctttcctaaatacatgtgaccatagttcaatacgatcactattggtcgcacgttttgagtactaagattttcaaattcaggaaaatgatttcttttaacagcatcaagatcctcaagccatgaaacataatgacttatctcctcgcagtttagttcagctccgggacagtagtaggtcctgtctaccaagcgccggacatgtttgcttgaatggaaataagctgtcaatagaaattagttgtgaactatttttgaataaacaatatcaaagacataaatatggttgagaaactcacataatggtagaactggaggcgtctgcacatcgacccagatgtctctattaccttcaatatcatcttccggacgaatatcaaagatgataaccatatcaggctcaaatgcataagccttgcatagtgcttgccaagttttgcattcgaaataggtgtacgtgtctgcattgtataatttgacgttgaaagtataaccatgctcggtcttcaggtaaactctctttaccttcatagtttccatagcactgaaacctatcttatccaagacaaaaattcttgcatggcaggggatgcgctagtagaatagtgaaaatttaaaattataagttaaagcaaatgaagcatatataagtcatgcttaattacgaaaaaagacttgtcgttgtgacttactgtatccacttcgaaggtctcatccagcttgatgctgaagcgcctatcatcaacaaggaaatttctgtcgcacaggccgcgctggtcttcacagaattcgcacttaatgaaatctttttcgtcgtcagacgacatttcctatgttcatataggtgaaacattaaacacttactagttctattaattcaaccaattcaactaattcaactacttctattagttcaactagttctattaattcaactaattcaactaagcatttaataaaaataaacgtcttctattaattttcttactaaaataaagtagctagttccatatagtaatattttaattagatcatcaaatctcagatatctaaaatttcttactaaaaataaactagttctattaattcaactaagaatttactaaaaataaactagttctattaattttcttactaaaatatataaagtagctatatatatagtaatattttaattaattcatcaaatctcatatacctaaattttcttactaaaaataaactaattctactaattcaactaagcatttactaaaaataaactagttatattaattcaactagtttaaataaactcatatacctaaattttcttactaaaaataaacttgttctattaattttcatactaaaaataaactagttatattaattcaactagttcaaatctcatatatatacctaattaatatctagctaattctctaaaattgacattaatatttaacatattttccatataattcatctaacattaacattctaacattcttatctacgtaattatctaacattaatctaaacaacagaaaacagaaaataagtaaaaacaatatgtgtgtgtgtgtgtgtatgtgtgtgtgtgtgtacgagcggggggcggcggcaTACGGGCGGCGCCGCGAGACGGCgatgcgacggggacggcgcgacgatgAGCGGCAGGCCGAGGGCGACGGCGCGATTGAGACGGCGACGTGGTacggagcggcggcgacgggcggcgggggcgacggtggTGACGGCGCCGacgggcggtgacggcgacgatgggcggtgagggcgacggcggtgacggcaacgacgggcggcgggggcgagggcgcgcggcgggggcggcgagggcggcggcgatgtcgcgcgaagtagttggagaagaagtggtggtcgatgaaactggatttttcgtaagtgccatatatataggaggggcctttagtaccggttgaagccaccaaccggtactaaaggccaattttcgccaggccaaggggcgggaaactgcccctttagtaccggttcgtggctccaa
Protein-coding regions in this window:
- the LOC123170883 gene encoding uncharacterized protein: MYPPIGGPFQSLQEADDAIVRHLDDLRDKTVCLADLSLMEKAVRHALYWPDGTRKKLSKSSVDPERINHTRLLVQALLDKYNEDHNLLGNLAYELKDIMCIRSICEGRPHNCRFCTSDTEFVLSCFYMLKPNDNGHCRGCTYNKRVNLKHPNDADEFSGGHLDPYLPYGGDTTIQYSGSDENLDAEEEEARLQAKEEARKPEFATTKVAAMIDQHEAMESFEFSPGPTKTVRKAASAEGQLQRVKVRAKKKALKVVGAPPAKWTAMVPVRANVRTTTIAI